CGACTGGTAGGCCTGGCAGGCGGCCTCCTTGGCGGTGATGTGCTCCTCGGTGAGGGCCTCGAAGACGTTCCACCGCAGGTCGGTGGGGTAGAGGTTCACGTCGTAGACGGCGATGTCGTAGACGTAGACGCTCGGCGGGAACCAGTGGTCGAGCGACATCGACACCCGGCACGAGCGCATCCCCGCCTCGTAGACCGCGATGTGGTCCTGGTGGAGCGAGGGGTAGGGGAGGTAGAGCTCGTCGGGCTTGAGCTCGGCCATGATCGCGTCGATGGCGCCGACCATCTCGGTCATGTGCTGCGGCGTCTCGCCGTCGGGGAAGCCGAGCACCTTCGACTCGCCCACCCCGAGGATCCGCATCGCCTCCGCGTGCTCGCGGGCGCGGACCTCGCCGCTGTCGGTCATCACCACGACGACGCACTCGTCGGGGTGCTTGGCCATCAGGCCCCCGCAGCCCATGGCCTCGTCGTCCATGTGGGGGGCCAGGATCAGCCGAGTCGTCATCTGAGCTCCTCCGGTCGCATCGCCGGAAGTCTAGGTGGCGCGGGCGTCCCGGCGACGCGGATCACGCCGGTCTGGGAGGATGCGACCCGTGGGCAGGCCTCGGGTGGTGCTGATCAGCATGTACGTCGGCCACGAGGGCGTGCCGCACGCGGGCGGTCGCTACCTCCTCGAGCTCCAGCGACTCCTCGACGCCGAGACCGACCTGACCATGCTCACCGTCGGCAACAGGCTCAACCGCGAGGTCGTGACGAAGCCGGGCGTGCCGCGTCGCACGCTGCTGCTCGGGCACGAGACGGGGCTGGGCCTCGTGGGGCGCGGGCTGAACCGGCTGGCTGTCCTCGTCGAGGGCGCGTGGCGCCACCGTCGCGACCCGGGCATGCCCTTCGTCGCGTTCGTGCTGGGCCTGGCCCGTTCGCGGGAGGCCCGGCGGGCACTCCGCGAGGCCGACGTCATCGACCTGCAGTACTCCGAGTCGATCCGCCTGGTGCGGCTGCTGCGCCGGCTCAACCCACGCGCGCGGATCACCGGCACCTTCCACGACGTGATGAGCCAGTCGTTCTCCCGCGAGCCGCAGGACACCCCCGAGGAGCGGGCCTACTGGCAGGGCGTCGCGCAGCGCTCGCGCCGGCACGAGGCCGCGATGGTGCGCGCGCTGGACGAGGTGCTGGTGTTCAGCGAGAAGGACGCCGAGCTGCTGGGCAGTCCGCCGCACACCGTCGTGCACCCACCGCTCTCGGACGGATCGGAGCCGCGCCACGCGACGGCCGCCCGACCGGTCGTGGTCGTCGTGTCCTACCTCGCGCGCGACGAGAACGACAAGGCGGCGCTCTGGACCCTGGACCACGTGTGGCCGCAGGTGCTCGAGCAGCGACCTGACGCCGAGCTGCGCCTCGTCGGCGGCGGCGCCACCGAGCGGCTCCGCGCACGGGTCGCCGCGCTGCCGGCGGGCAGCGGCGTGGTGCTCACCGGCTTCGTCGACGACCTCGACGCGGAGTACGACGCGGCCGCCGTGTCGCTCGTACCGGTCCTCCAGGGGGCCGGCGTGAAGTTCAAGACCGTCGAGGCGCTCTGCCACGGCGTCCCGGTGGTCACCACCACGGTCGGTGCGGAGGGCATCGACGGCGACGACCTCTACGCCGGGCTGGGCGACGACCCGACGCACCTCGCCGATGCGCTCGTCGAGGCTCTCCGCGACCCGTCAGCGGCGCAGTCGCGGTCGGACCGCGTGCAGGGCTGGGCGAAGCAGACCTACGGCCGCGCACGGTTCGAGGAGACGATCCGCGGCACCTGGGTCAGATGAGGCCCCGCTCGACCATCACGCCGGCGAGCTCGGTCCACATGTGGCGGGCGTTGAACCGGGTCTCGACGCTGCGCCGGGCGGCGGCGCCCAGTCGCTCGCGCTGGGCCGCGTCGTCGCGCAGCTCGGTGAGCACGGCGCGCCAGCCGGCCACGTCCCCCTCGTCGACGAGCCGCGAGTCGACGCCGTCGGTGAAGTAGTCGCGCATCGCGCGGGTGCCGGTGACGGCGACGCAGGCGCCGGACGACGCCGACTCCAGTGCCACGCTCGACCCGGTCGGGTACGCCAGGTCGCGGGTCGGCACCACGACGACCTGGGCCCGCTGCAGCAGCCGGCGGTAGTCGGTCAGCGGCACGGTGCCGTGGACGCGCACGTTGTCGGGGACGTCGAGGTCCGCGAGGTTCTCCGGCTTGCAGACCACGTCGAGGACCAGGTCGGTGCCGCGGACGGCGTCGAGGAGGGTGCGGTAGTCGCGACCCCGGTCCTGCCCGACCGCGAGCAGCGCGATGTCGCGCGGTCCGTCGCCCGGGACGTAGAACTCGTGGCTGACCCCGTAGGTCACCGGGAACAGGCGTGACTCGTCGATCCCGAGGTCGGTGAAGATCTCGGTCTCGTGACGCGAGAGGTGGGTGATCAGGTCGGCGCCGTCGAAGCGGCGCGCGAGCCGACGGCGCTGCTCGGGCGTCGCGGAACGGAGGTCGTCGGCCAGCCAGCACGACCACACGACGAGGGGTGTCGAGCCGTAGGGCGGCACCTTCGCCCGCCGCAGCAGCGCGGCGGCGGCACCCTGCTGCTCCAGCAGCGCCAGGACCACGTCGGCGCGGCGTGCCTCGCCGGAGCCGCGCAGGGCCCGCTCGACCGGGAACCCGGCGCGGTGCTCGACGAGGTCGCGCCAGCGCGACCACCGCGGGTCGACCGCGCGCGGGGCGCCGTGCAGCGTCCAGCCGAGGTCGGTCAGTGCGTCGACCCCGTACGGCAGGGGAGCCGGCACCTCACCGGCACGGAACCGCTCGCCCCACGACCCGAGGTCGTGCTCGGACAGGACCAGTGCGCGCGTCATCGTCGTCCCCGGATCATCGACAGCTCGGTGCGGGCGACCTCGAGGGGGCGGACGTCCCGACCGGCCGCCCGGCGCCCGGCGTTGACGAGGAGGTTGACCCCGGTCGCTGCGGCGAGACCGGCCTGGAGGCGCCGCCGGGCGCCCCACTTGTCGGCGTAACGCAGCTCGCCGTCGACCAGCCAGCGCCGGCGCGACGCGGACGGCGACGAGCCGCCGCCGGCGTGCACGACGGTCGGGGCGCGCAGCGCGACCGAGCGCACGCCCCGCGCGCGGAGCCGGCGCTGGAGGTCGATCTCCTCGGAGTTCATGAAGAACCGCTCGTCGAAGCCGCCCGCCGCGCGGAAGTCGGCGAGCGGGATCCACATCGCGGCGCCGACGACCCAGTCGACCTCGACCTCGCCTCCCGCCCCGTGCGCGCGGACGTCGTGACCGACCGCGCGGTGCCAGGCCGTCGTGCC
This genomic interval from Nocardioides palaemonis contains the following:
- a CDS encoding glycosyltransferase, yielding MGRPRVVLISMYVGHEGVPHAGGRYLLELQRLLDAETDLTMLTVGNRLNREVVTKPGVPRRTLLLGHETGLGLVGRGLNRLAVLVEGAWRHRRDPGMPFVAFVLGLARSREARRALREADVIDLQYSESIRLVRLLRRLNPRARITGTFHDVMSQSFSREPQDTPEERAYWQGVAQRSRRHEAAMVRALDEVLVFSEKDAELLGSPPHTVVHPPLSDGSEPRHATAARPVVVVVSYLARDENDKAALWTLDHVWPQVLEQRPDAELRLVGGGATERLRARVAALPAGSGVVLTGFVDDLDAEYDAAAVSLVPVLQGAGVKFKTVEALCHGVPVVTTTVGAEGIDGDDLYAGLGDDPTHLADALVEALRDPSAAQSRSDRVQGWAKQTYGRARFEETIRGTWVR
- a CDS encoding glycosyltransferase family 4 protein encodes the protein MTRALVLSEHDLGSWGERFRAGEVPAPLPYGVDALTDLGWTLHGAPRAVDPRWSRWRDLVEHRAGFPVERALRGSGEARRADVVLALLEQQGAAAALLRRAKVPPYGSTPLVVWSCWLADDLRSATPEQRRRLARRFDGADLITHLSRHETEIFTDLGIDESRLFPVTYGVSHEFYVPGDGPRDIALLAVGQDRGRDYRTLLDAVRGTDLVLDVVCKPENLADLDVPDNVRVHGTVPLTDYRRLLQRAQVVVVPTRDLAYPTGSSVALESASSGACVAVTGTRAMRDYFTDGVDSRLVDEGDVAGWRAVLTELRDDAAQRERLGAAARRSVETRFNARHMWTELAGVMVERGLI
- a CDS encoding glycosyltransferase family 2 protein translates to MVDVTVVVPHHGDPAPTQALLAQLAAQTHPARLVVADDASPIPFPDVDGVEVVRRSTNGGFGANVNSGAAVASGDAILVLNSDLTVEPTFVADMVAAAQRHPRRVLSPRVVDEAGREAWTGRAFPRVRHQVAAWLTPLARWRGTTAWHRAVGHDVRAHGAGGEVEVDWVVGAAMWIPLADFRAAGGFDERFFMNSEEIDLQRRLRARGVRSVALRAPTVVHAGGGSSPSASRRRWLVDGELRYADKWGARRRLQAGLAAATGVNLLVNAGRRAAGRDVRPLEVARTELSMIRGRR
- a CDS encoding PIG-L deacetylase family protein, yielding MTTRLILAPHMDDEAMGCGGLMAKHPDECVVVVMTDSGEVRAREHAEAMRILGVGESKVLGFPDGETPQHMTEMVGAIDAIMAELKPDELYLPYPSLHQDHIAVYEAGMRSCRVSMSLDHWFPPSVYVYDIAVYDVNLYPTDLRWNVFEALTEEHITAKEAACQAYQSEIPTEVHPINSVRQIAGALGQVRLVPYAEQYALVRTVRR